The Acinetobacter defluvii genome includes a region encoding these proteins:
- a CDS encoding magnesium transporter CorA family protein, with product MQTFYFFQASEQQTCIQNQPNAQAEQQFVWVDCTRDDVVNRSELWQQEILELTDVYLNEYHIRDILNLEHPCAFDAMEDYDLLIFRKLITPDDHILSGEAAVEQHESIFGLTSSPISFVITPQVLISIHEKGNYAFESYLNRIMNIMNKGFNEQNKPRKLPSTPLDLALRLLNSMVDGYLDLRKPLTRRVEYWQQDLLQGNRRFAQWHQLFQEMMVFQQIENLCEEQMDALQELRDEIVDNYSHLKGKKKSDKQDLMLVRVDDLSSHVERIQKYTARLSSAIQAAIDLHFSAIANQTNENMRILAIITAVFAPLTLLTGIYGMNFEFIPGLKSPLGFWLMLSAMLICTVVLLVYFYRRHLVGRGERSVIDMLAQQHKNQHVNLLWFLDYEPIRQTMKEVEKITKMK from the coding sequence ATGCAGACCTTTTATTTTTTTCAAGCTTCGGAACAACAGACTTGTATTCAAAATCAGCCAAATGCACAAGCAGAACAACAGTTTGTATGGGTAGATTGCACCCGTGACGATGTGGTCAATCGTAGCGAACTTTGGCAACAAGAAATTTTAGAATTAACCGATGTCTATCTGAATGAATATCATATTCGCGACATTTTAAATCTTGAACATCCTTGTGCATTTGATGCGATGGAGGATTATGATTTGTTGATTTTTAGAAAGTTAATTACACCAGATGACCATATTTTGAGTGGTGAGGCAGCAGTCGAGCAGCATGAAAGTATATTTGGTTTAACTTCATCTCCAATCAGTTTTGTGATTACACCACAAGTACTGATTAGTATTCATGAAAAGGGCAATTATGCCTTTGAGAGCTATTTAAACCGTATCATGAATATTATGAATAAAGGTTTTAATGAGCAAAACAAACCTCGAAAATTACCATCTACACCTTTAGACCTTGCATTAAGGTTGTTAAATAGTATGGTTGATGGTTACTTGGATTTGCGGAAACCTTTAACACGCCGTGTAGAATATTGGCAGCAAGACTTATTGCAGGGCAATCGACGCTTTGCACAATGGCATCAGTTATTCCAAGAAATGATGGTTTTTCAACAAATTGAGAATCTATGCGAAGAACAAATGGATGCGTTACAAGAATTACGTGATGAAATCGTGGACAATTACTCACATCTGAAAGGCAAGAAAAAATCAGATAAACAAGATTTAATGTTGGTACGCGTGGATGACTTAAGTAGTCACGTAGAGCGTATCCAAAAATATACTGCACGCTTGAGCAGTGCCATCCAAGCCGCGATTGATTTACATTTCTCCGCAATTGCCAATCAAACCAATGAAAATATGCGAATTTTAGCGATAATTACGGCAGTTTTTGCACCACTTACGCTTCTGACTGGAATTTATGGAATGAACTTTGAGTTTATTCCGGGGCTAAAAAGTCCACTCGGTTTCTGGCTTATGTTATCTGCCATGTTGATCTGCACCGTGGTTTTATTGGTTTATTTTTATCGTCGCCATTTGGTCGGGCGTGGAGAAAGAAGCGTCATTGATATGTTGGCGCAGCAACATAAAAATCAACACGTCAATCTCCTTTGGTTTTTAGACTATGAACCGATTAGGCAAACCATGAAAGAAGTCGAAAAAATCACAAAAATGAAATAA
- a CDS encoding chaperone modulator CbpM encodes MTTIHYREIVCNGYQDAEIVDERLCFDLTHFAQACGQSPEWVLQLLEYDILAARPEDRIHQFFGEDVTRARRAYRLQRDFEASFSAVAMMMDLIDEVQQLRKQVRHIHH; translated from the coding sequence ATGACAACTATACATTACCGTGAAATTGTCTGTAATGGCTATCAAGACGCTGAGATCGTCGATGAACGATTATGTTTTGATTTAACGCATTTTGCCCAAGCGTGTGGCCAAAGCCCTGAATGGGTATTACAACTATTAGAATATGATATTTTGGCAGCCCGTCCTGAAGACCGTATTCATCAATTTTTTGGTGAAGATGTCACCCGTGCCCGACGTGCTTATCGTTTACAGCGTGATTTTGAAGCCAGCTTTTCGGCAGTTGCCATGATGATGGATTTGATTGATGAAGTTCAACAATTACGCAAGCAAGTCAGACATATTCATCATTAA
- the pnp gene encoding polyribonucleotide nucleotidyltransferase: MFNIVRKEFQYGQHQVVLETGRVARQANTVLITMGGVTVLVAVVAQPTAKAGQDFFPLTVNYQEKQYAAGRIPGGYGKREGRASEAETLISRLIDRPIRPLFPEGYYNEIQVTATVVSSDKTMEADIAAMLGTSAALAIAGTPFRGPIGGARVGLINGEYVLNPNLEQLAQSDLDLVVAGTESAVLMVESEAKELSEDQMLGAVLFGHDEMQIAIQAIKEFAAAAGATESTWTAPTKNEELRAKLKEAFEAKISEAYTIAVKHDRYAVLDALHEEALAQFVPEGDETGIADEVNELFEDLKYRTVRDNILSGKPRIDGRDTKTVRALDIQTGVLDRAHGSALFTRGETQALVTTTLGNTRDALMVDTLAGTKTDNFMLHYNFPAYSVGETGRESGPKRREIGHGRLARRGVQAVLPPADRFPYVIRIVSDITESNGSSSMASVCGASLSLMDAGVPLKAPVAGIAMGLVKEGERFAVLSDILGDEDHLGDMDFKVAGSANGITALQMDIKIEGITEEIMEVALNQAYAGRMHILNAMNQVISRARPEISMHAPTFQVISINPDKIRDVIGKGGATIRQITEETKAAIDIEDNGTVRVFGESKAAAQAAIAKIQALTAEVEPGTIYTGKVIRIVEFGAFVNILPGTDGLLHISQISNERVANVSDVLAEGQEIKVQVADVDNRGRIKLTMKDIEQA; this comes from the coding sequence ATGTTTAATATCGTTCGTAAAGAATTCCAATACGGTCAACATCAAGTTGTATTAGAAACAGGTCGTGTTGCTCGTCAAGCCAACACAGTATTGATCACCATGGGTGGTGTCACTGTATTGGTTGCTGTTGTTGCACAACCTACAGCAAAAGCGGGTCAAGACTTTTTCCCGTTAACTGTAAACTATCAAGAAAAACAATATGCTGCGGGTCGTATCCCAGGTGGTTATGGTAAGCGTGAAGGTCGTGCGTCGGAAGCTGAAACTTTGATTTCGCGTTTGATTGACCGCCCAATCCGTCCATTATTCCCAGAAGGTTACTACAACGAAATTCAAGTGACTGCTACAGTTGTATCTTCTGACAAAACCATGGAAGCAGATATCGCTGCAATGCTTGGTACCTCTGCGGCACTTGCAATCGCAGGTACACCTTTCCGTGGTCCAATTGGTGGTGCGCGTGTAGGTTTAATTAACGGTGAATACGTTCTAAACCCAAACTTAGAGCAACTTGCACAATCTGATCTAGACTTAGTCGTTGCGGGTACAGAATCTGCGGTATTGATGGTTGAATCTGAAGCGAAAGAACTTTCAGAAGACCAAATGTTGGGCGCTGTGCTTTTCGGTCATGACGAAATGCAAATTGCGATTCAAGCAATTAAAGAGTTTGCTGCTGCGGCAGGTGCAACAGAGTCGACTTGGACTGCACCAACAAAAAATGAAGAATTACGTGCAAAATTAAAAGAAGCATTTGAAGCGAAAATCTCTGAAGCGTATACCATTGCAGTGAAGCATGACCGTTATGCGGTATTAGATGCTTTACATGAAGAGGCATTGGCTCAATTTGTTCCAGAAGGTGATGAAACGGGTATTGCTGACGAAGTTAACGAATTATTTGAAGACCTTAAATACCGTACAGTACGTGACAACATCCTTTCAGGTAAACCACGTATTGATGGTCGTGATACCAAAACTGTACGTGCTTTAGATATTCAAACAGGTGTACTTGATCGTGCACACGGTTCTGCATTGTTTACACGTGGTGAAACACAGGCGTTGGTTACAACAACACTAGGTAATACACGTGATGCCTTAATGGTAGATACTTTAGCAGGAACAAAAACTGACAACTTTATGTTGCACTACAACTTCCCTGCATACTCTGTAGGTGAAACAGGTCGTGAATCTGGTCCTAAACGCCGTGAAATCGGTCATGGTCGTTTGGCTCGTCGTGGTGTACAAGCGGTACTTCCACCTGCTGACCGCTTCCCATATGTGATTCGTATCGTATCTGACATTACTGAATCTAACGGTTCATCTTCAATGGCTTCGGTATGTGGTGCTTCATTATCATTGATGGATGCAGGTGTTCCATTGAAAGCACCAGTGGCGGGTATCGCAATGGGTCTTGTAAAAGAAGGCGAGCGTTTCGCAGTGCTGTCTGACATCTTAGGTGACGAAGACCATCTTGGTGATATGGACTTTAAAGTTGCAGGTTCTGCAAATGGGATCACTGCACTTCAAATGGATATCAAAATTGAAGGGATCACTGAAGAGATCATGGAAGTTGCATTGAACCAAGCATATGCAGGTCGTATGCACATCCTGAATGCAATGAACCAAGTGATTTCACGTGCACGCCCAGAAATTTCAATGCATGCGCCAACTTTCCAAGTGATCAGCATTAACCCAGACAAAATCCGTGATGTGATTGGTAAAGGTGGTGCAACGATTCGTCAAATCACTGAAGAAACGAAAGCTGCGATTGATATCGAAGACAATGGTACAGTGCGTGTATTTGGTGAGTCTAAAGCGGCTGCTCAAGCTGCAATTGCTAAAATTCAAGCGCTTACTGCTGAAGTTGAACCAGGTACAATCTATACAGGTAAAGTTATTCGTATCGTTGAGTTTGGTGCGTTCGTAAACATCCTTCCAGGGACTGATGGTTTACTTCACATTTCTCAAATTTCAAATGAACGTGTTGCTAATGTATCCGATGTTCTTGCTGAAGGTCAGGAAATCAAAGTACAAGTTGCAGATGTAGATAACCGTGGTCGTATCAAACTTACCATGAAAGACATCGAACAAGCTTAA
- the rpsO gene encoding 30S ribosomal protein S15, with product MALTNADRAEIIAKFARAENDTGSPEVQVALLTAQINDLQGHFKEHKHDHHSRRGLIRMVNQRRKLLDYLKGKDSTRYSDLIAALGLRR from the coding sequence ATGGCTTTAACAAACGCAGATCGCGCAGAGATCATTGCAAAATTCGCTCGTGCTGAAAACGACACAGGTTCACCAGAAGTTCAAGTAGCTTTATTGACTGCACAAATCAATGACTTACAAGGTCACTTCAAAGAACATAAACACGACCATCATAGCCGTCGTGGTTTGATTCGTATGGTTAACCAACGTCGTAAGCTTCTTGACTACCTTAAAGGTAAAGACTCTACACGTTACAGCGATTTGATTGCTGCTTTAGGTTTACGTCGTTAA
- the hslO gene encoding Hsp33 family molecular chaperone HslO, whose product MSDLRQRFYIEDSPVRGEVVHLETALQTILAQRQYAPAVQVLLGEMLSATALLASTLKIKGRISLQIQAQGTFKWAMAECNHLGEIRALADYEEDPRFMEGEDSSTVLAALTSPVLFINIEPEFGERYQGIIALEKPTLAGCLMQYYDLSAQIPTRIVLASNATRSGGLLIQLLPRNNEEEQQRVDEDLWPRLTMLTETLKPEELTDLDAQDILYRLYNEEQVRLPEAEQLKFGCTCSREKCANALIQIGLEAVKETLEINNPIEMDCQFCNKRYIFTAKDALSLFGEHLS is encoded by the coding sequence ATGTCTGATTTACGTCAACGTTTTTATATTGAAGATAGCCCTGTTCGTGGTGAAGTTGTGCATCTAGAAACTGCACTACAAACCATTTTAGCCCAGCGCCAATATGCGCCTGCGGTACAAGTACTTTTAGGTGAAATGCTCAGTGCAACAGCTTTACTCGCCAGTACATTGAAAATTAAAGGGCGAATCAGCTTACAAATCCAAGCACAAGGTACATTTAAATGGGCAATGGCAGAATGTAATCACTTAGGAGAAATACGTGCCTTAGCTGACTATGAGGAAGACCCTCGTTTTATGGAGGGTGAAGACAGCAGTACAGTACTTGCAGCCCTCACTTCTCCAGTCTTATTTATTAACATCGAACCTGAGTTCGGTGAGCGTTATCAAGGTATTATTGCTTTAGAAAAGCCAACGTTGGCTGGCTGTTTGATGCAATACTATGATTTATCAGCACAAATTCCAACACGCATTGTTTTAGCAAGCAACGCAACTCGTTCAGGGGGGTTACTGATTCAACTCTTACCCCGTAACAATGAAGAAGAACAGCAACGTGTCGATGAGGATTTATGGCCTCGCCTGACCATGTTGACTGAAACATTAAAGCCTGAAGAATTAACAGATTTAGATGCTCAAGATATTTTATATCGCCTCTATAACGAAGAACAAGTACGTTTACCTGAAGCAGAACAGCTCAAGTTTGGTTGTACCTGTTCTCGTGAAAAGTGCGCCAATGCTCTCATTCAAATTGGTTTAGAGGCAGTCAAGGAAACCTTGGAAATTAACAATCCAATTGAAATGGATTGCCAATTTTGTAATAAACGTTATATCTTCACAGCCAAAGATGCCTTAAGTTTGTTTGGTGAACATTTAAGCTAA
- a CDS encoding primosomal protein N', with product MPNSENINVTPQNIIYRVRVAVPVFLYDCFDYKVSAEQYAQADVGMRVAVSFGRQKLVAIITEKLAIDTPIDPRFQLKSVTEFLDDRAILNDKVLSLLTWAAHYYQFPIGEVMQTALPILLRQGKPYNLLARIWKVLDLNAEDKVKRSEKQQEAYKILKLHPQGTQENILNLSGIETATLKALEKKEIIICDLEPQNFKPEPVSLAQMPLTANEDQKKAIQTILKAQKKYQAFLLDGLTGSGKTEVYLQVMQEILKQGKQVLVLVPEIGLTPQTVSRFQSRFHCNIALLHSGLNDTKRLQAWQHSETGKASIILGTRSAIFTPMPHLGLIILDEEHDLSFKQQDGFRYHARDVALYRAHLENCPIILGSATPSIDSYFLAQQGKLTRLELNQRAGTAIMPKMHVIDLKISKKTAGLSEQLISEIGKRLEKKEQVLIFLNRRGYAPVLICESCGWQANCPHCDAHFTLHLKPYSHLHCHHCGTINRLPDACPACNQNTLKPIGMGTAKVEEALNELFPKYPVVRVDRDSISRVGSWQKIYDQIQKSEPTILLGTQMLAKGHHFPYVTLVAILDIDAGLLSVDFRATERTAQLIVQVAGRSGRGEKKGDVYLQTLRPDHPLLNILLDKNYRAFAKQTLADRKIAEMPPYRYAVLLRCESKSQDENQTFLTEMTQQLRLNSEENLIDIWGPIPAPMERKAGRYQAHVVLLSHDRAKMHFYIRQWWQYVLQQKPSQMKLTIDVDPQELS from the coding sequence ATGCCAAATTCAGAAAATATCAACGTAACACCACAAAACATCATATATCGTGTACGGGTCGCAGTACCTGTATTTTTATATGATTGTTTTGACTATAAAGTCAGTGCTGAACAATATGCGCAGGCAGATGTCGGTATGCGTGTTGCAGTATCTTTTGGTCGGCAAAAGCTGGTTGCAATTATTACTGAAAAGTTAGCAATAGATACCCCGATTGATCCTCGCTTTCAACTCAAATCAGTGACTGAGTTTTTAGACGATCGTGCGATTTTAAATGACAAAGTTTTAAGTTTGTTGACATGGGCTGCACACTATTACCAATTTCCTATCGGTGAAGTCATGCAAACAGCTTTGCCTATATTATTACGTCAAGGCAAACCCTATAACTTACTGGCACGGATTTGGAAAGTGTTAGACTTAAATGCCGAAGACAAAGTCAAACGCTCTGAAAAACAACAAGAAGCCTATAAAATTTTAAAGTTACATCCACAAGGTACACAAGAAAATATTTTAAATCTGAGTGGAATCGAAACTGCAACCCTGAAAGCATTAGAAAAGAAAGAAATTATTATTTGTGATTTAGAGCCACAAAACTTTAAGCCTGAACCTGTTAGTTTGGCGCAAATGCCACTCACTGCCAATGAAGATCAGAAAAAAGCCATTCAAACTATTTTAAAAGCACAAAAAAAATATCAAGCATTTTTACTGGATGGTTTAACAGGCAGTGGTAAAACCGAAGTTTATTTACAAGTCATGCAAGAGATTTTAAAACAAGGCAAACAGGTCTTAGTACTTGTGCCTGAAATCGGCTTAACCCCCCAAACAGTCAGCCGTTTCCAATCTCGTTTTCATTGTAATATTGCGCTACTACATTCAGGTTTAAATGATACTAAGCGTCTACAGGCTTGGCAACATAGCGAAACTGGTAAAGCGTCTATTATTTTAGGAACACGTTCTGCGATCTTTACCCCAATGCCTCATTTGGGTTTGATTATTCTAGATGAAGAACACGATCTTTCGTTCAAACAGCAAGACGGTTTTCGTTATCATGCTCGAGATGTCGCACTCTATCGTGCCCATCTGGAGAATTGTCCGATTATTTTAGGTTCTGCTACACCAAGTATTGACAGTTATTTTCTCGCCCAACAAGGCAAACTCACTCGCTTAGAGCTAAATCAACGTGCTGGTACGGCCATCATGCCTAAAATGCATGTGATTGATTTAAAAATCAGTAAAAAAACCGCAGGTTTAAGTGAGCAACTGATCAGTGAGATTGGCAAGCGCTTAGAGAAAAAAGAGCAAGTACTGATTTTTCTCAATCGGCGTGGTTATGCGCCTGTACTGATCTGTGAAAGCTGTGGTTGGCAAGCCAATTGTCCTCATTGTGATGCACATTTTACCCTACATTTAAAGCCGTATTCACACTTACATTGTCATCACTGCGGCACCATTAACCGCTTACCTGACGCATGTCCTGCGTGCAATCAAAATACTTTAAAGCCGATTGGAATGGGCACAGCCAAAGTTGAAGAAGCTTTAAATGAGCTATTTCCAAAATACCCAGTGGTACGTGTAGATCGGGATTCAATCAGTCGTGTCGGCAGTTGGCAGAAAATTTATGACCAAATCCAAAAAAGTGAACCGACGATTTTACTTGGTACGCAGATGTTGGCAAAAGGACATCATTTCCCCTATGTCACTTTGGTTGCGATTTTAGACATAGATGCTGGCTTACTCAGTGTTGACTTTCGAGCAACTGAACGTACAGCGCAGTTGATCGTGCAAGTGGCGGGTCGTTCAGGACGTGGTGAGAAAAAAGGTGATGTTTATTTACAGACCTTACGCCCAGACCATCCGCTACTAAACATATTGTTGGATAAAAATTATCGAGCTTTTGCCAAACAAACCTTAGCAGACCGAAAAATAGCAGAAATGCCACCTTATCGTTATGCCGTTTTACTGCGTTGCGAATCGAAAAGTCAGGATGAAAATCAAACCTTCTTGACAGAAATGACGCAACAATTACGCCTCAATAGTGAGGAAAATTTGATTGATATTTGGGGACCGATTCCTGCACCAATGGAGCGTAAAGCAGGTCGTTATCAAGCCCATGTTGTACTGTTATCGCATGACCGTGCCAAGATGCATTTTTATATTCGTCAGTGGTGGCAATATGTGCTTCAGCAAAAACCTTCTCAGATGAAACTGACGATTGATGTAGATCCGCAAGAGTTGAGTTGA
- a CDS encoding YdcH family protein — MNSKIMNKKIKHMFPEHSELVNTLKDENPHFSKLFQEHEELDKTITHLELDPINHIHDDIEILKRKKLKIKDELYLLLQKASTLSNK; from the coding sequence ATGAATTCCAAAATTATGAATAAGAAAATCAAGCATATGTTTCCTGAACATAGTGAACTTGTAAACACGCTCAAAGATGAAAATCCACATTTTTCCAAACTCTTTCAAGAGCATGAGGAGCTGGATAAAACCATCACCCATTTAGAGCTTGATCCAATTAATCATATTCATGATGATATCGAAATTTTAAAGCGTAAAAAATTAAAAATTAAAGATGAGCTTTATCTACTTTTACAGAAAGCTTCAACACTTAGCAACAAATAG
- a CDS encoding monovalent cation:proton antiporter-2 (CPA2) family protein, which produces MSPLLQITIFLGAALLFVPLGKKLGIATVLGYLFTGILLGPSVFNIARDPEEIMHLAEFGVILLMFLIGLELRPQRLWEMRQSIFVMGSLQVLVTGIVLMGTAFLLLQQSLSASFVIGFALALSSTAFVLQLLSEKQQLNTTHGQQSFSILLFQDIAAIPLLAVIPLLSGAESTHHGIAYFAAIIATFTGLFLFSRYVMRPFFRFVAKSGATELLTAVGLFIVLAVVLLMDSLGISTTLGAFLTGVLLADSEFRHEIEASISPFKGLLLGLFFMTVGMTTQLNLLVDIPVQIIGAALLLIVIKMLVMTAIARFKKISWSNSLMIATCLAQGGEFAFVVLSVAKSEKVLTAAIVEPITLVVTLSMVFTPVIFWLVGTFILPLFDKPQAPHYDEIPNQHPPLIIAGFGRVGQIVARLAHMQHFSFTAIDQSLQKIDFVRRYGGTLYYGDVTLPDILRAAGIEQAKVFVLAIDDVEDSMNVARHIRLNYPNLTLLVRARDRYHMHLLRDLGVKHIWRETYLTSLGIGYRTLCALGLDKSAAYDSIELFRNYDEELLSRQQRIYTDEQKVYESYRDFLSELEHLFESDAEATQHDPKQFQDNPDLDESGLERKTVLAQHPEHIRINDETKNSSDIQH; this is translated from the coding sequence ATGTCACCGTTATTGCAAATAACTATCTTTTTGGGTGCTGCGTTATTATTTGTTCCCTTAGGCAAAAAACTCGGCATCGCCACAGTCTTAGGTTATTTATTTACAGGGATTTTACTCGGTCCGAGTGTTTTTAATATTGCCCGCGATCCTGAAGAAATCATGCACCTTGCTGAGTTCGGTGTGATTTTACTGATGTTTCTCATCGGGCTTGAATTACGACCACAACGTCTTTGGGAAATGCGCCAATCTATTTTTGTGATGGGGAGTTTGCAAGTACTCGTGACAGGTATTGTGCTCATGGGCACAGCATTTTTATTATTACAACAATCACTTTCTGCAAGCTTTGTCATTGGATTTGCATTAGCACTTTCCTCTACCGCATTTGTACTGCAACTCTTATCTGAAAAACAACAACTGAATACCACACATGGTCAGCAGTCCTTTTCAATTTTACTGTTCCAAGATATTGCTGCGATTCCGTTACTTGCAGTTATTCCCTTGCTTTCTGGCGCTGAATCTACACATCACGGTATTGCTTATTTCGCCGCAATCATTGCGACATTTACAGGGTTATTTTTATTTAGCCGTTATGTGATGCGTCCGTTTTTCAGATTTGTAGCAAAAAGTGGCGCAACCGAATTGCTTACTGCTGTGGGTTTATTCATTGTTCTAGCAGTTGTGTTGCTGATGGACAGTTTAGGCATCAGTACTACTCTAGGGGCATTTTTAACTGGCGTGCTGTTGGCAGATTCAGAGTTTCGTCATGAAATTGAAGCCAGTATTTCCCCGTTTAAAGGCTTATTACTCGGCTTATTTTTTATGACTGTGGGCATGACCACACAGTTGAATTTATTGGTCGATATTCCTGTACAAATCATTGGCGCTGCTTTGTTGTTGATTGTCATCAAAATGCTAGTCATGACAGCGATTGCTCGATTTAAGAAAATAAGTTGGTCAAATAGTTTGATGATCGCAACCTGTTTGGCACAAGGTGGGGAGTTTGCTTTTGTGGTGTTGAGTGTTGCCAAAAGCGAAAAAGTCCTCACTGCTGCAATTGTAGAACCGATTACTCTGGTGGTAACTTTATCGATGGTCTTTACGCCAGTCATCTTTTGGCTTGTGGGGACATTTATTTTGCCATTATTCGATAAACCTCAAGCACCCCATTATGATGAGATTCCAAATCAGCATCCACCCTTGATCATCGCAGGTTTTGGGCGTGTGGGGCAAATTGTGGCACGTTTGGCGCACATGCAACATTTTTCATTTACAGCGATTGATCAGAGCTTACAAAAAATAGATTTTGTTCGTCGTTATGGCGGTACATTGTATTATGGGGATGTAACCCTACCTGATATTTTGCGTGCAGCAGGGATTGAGCAAGCCAAAGTCTTTGTCCTAGCAATTGATGATGTTGAGGACTCGATGAATGTCGCGCGACATATTCGTCTGAATTATCCAAATCTCACCTTATTGGTACGTGCTCGTGATCGTTATCACATGCATTTATTACGTGACTTAGGGGTTAAACATATTTGGCGTGAAACCTATTTAACTTCTTTGGGTATAGGATATCGGACTTTATGTGCGTTAGGTTTGGACAAATCTGCTGCTTATGACAGCATTGAATTGTTCCGAAATTATGATGAAGAACTGCTCTCTCGCCAGCAACGCATTTATACCGATGAACAAAAAGTCTATGAAAGTTATCGTGATTTCTTGTCTGAACTTGAACATTTATTTGAGAGTGATGCCGAAGCCACACAACATGATCCGAAGCAATTTCAAGACAACCCTGACTTAGATGAGTCAGGCTTGGAACGCAAAACTGTTTTAGCACAGCATCCTGAGCATATTCGTATCAATGATGAAACAAAAAACTCATCTGATATTCAACATTAA
- a CDS encoding DnaJ C-terminal domain-containing protein — translation MAQNYYEDLGVSRDATPDQIKKAYRKLARKYHPDVSKEADAEEKMQAINVAYDTLSNEEKKKQYDFELDHPQGFAGGGFGGQAGGQGFDGSQFYRSSTGGQQDFSGFEDLFGRFGGGFGGGHQQDFGQRQSRQQRSFRGEDQHASIEVPIHVAYEGSTQTITLQIPTYNAYGEPEVQRKTLQVKIPKGMKEGQQIRLSKQGQAGINGGENGDLYIEILYQDTDRIRVEGADVYYTIDITPWEAALGQNVEINTPAGKVQVNIPKNAKQNQQLRLKDKGIPNKTAGHLYLVLNIVYPKADTAQEQQAYQDYANAFPNFKAR, via the coding sequence ATGGCACAAAATTATTATGAAGACTTAGGAGTTTCTAGAGATGCAACTCCAGATCAAATCAAAAAAGCATATCGAAAATTAGCACGTAAATATCACCCTGATGTCAGCAAAGAAGCTGATGCAGAAGAAAAAATGCAAGCCATCAATGTTGCCTATGACACATTAAGCAATGAAGAAAAGAAAAAGCAATATGACTTTGAGTTAGATCATCCTCAAGGGTTTGCAGGGGGTGGCTTTGGTGGACAAGCAGGTGGACAAGGCTTTGATGGTAGCCAGTTTTATCGTAGCAGCACGGGTGGTCAACAAGACTTTAGCGGTTTTGAAGATTTATTTGGACGTTTTGGTGGTGGGTTTGGTGGCGGACATCAACAAGACTTTGGACAACGTCAATCTCGTCAACAGCGCAGCTTTCGTGGTGAAGATCAACATGCCAGCATAGAAGTACCGATTCATGTCGCATATGAAGGCTCCACTCAAACCATTACCCTACAAATTCCCACCTACAATGCCTATGGTGAACCTGAAGTACAACGAAAAACCTTACAGGTTAAAATCCCAAAAGGGATGAAAGAAGGTCAACAAATTCGCTTATCTAAACAAGGACAAGCAGGAATTAATGGCGGTGAAAATGGTGATTTATATATTGAAATTCTGTATCAAGACACAGATCGAATTCGTGTCGAAGGTGCGGATGTGTACTACACAATAGATATCACACCTTGGGAGGCAGCACTTGGACAAAACGTAGAAATCAACACACCTGCGGGCAAAGTACAAGTGAATATTCCTAAAAATGCAAAACAAAACCAGCAATTACGCTTAAAAGATAAAGGGATTCCAAATAAAACTGCGGGACATTTATATCTGGTTTTAAATATTGTGTATCCAAAAGCAGATACAGCCCAAGAGCAACAAGCATATCAAGACTATGCCAATGCTTTTCCGAACTTTAAAGCGCGATAA
- a CDS encoding YdcH family protein gives MFPEYRNLISQLKQNDAHFSKIFEEHNGLDHEIIRLEQNPVTQGIDEIDVLKRKKLKLKEELYEILQKADQD, from the coding sequence ATGTTTCCAGAATACCGCAACTTAATCAGTCAACTTAAGCAAAATGATGCCCATTTCTCTAAAATTTTCGAAGAACATAATGGGCTAGATCATGAAATTATTCGCTTAGAGCAGAATCCTGTCACGCAAGGTATTGATGAAATTGATGTTTTAAAAAGAAAGAAGCTAAAACTTAAAGAGGAATTATATGAGATTTTACAAAAAGCTGATCAAGACTGA